Proteins encoded together in one Cryptococcus tetragattii IND107 chromosome 14, whole genome shotgun sequence window:
- a CDS encoding chaperone DnaJ, whose product MLPTTLFFLLTLALLGGCLAESLYSVLGVRKDASDADIKKAYRKLSKKYHPDINPDEAAHEKFIQVSKAYEVLSDSETRTIYDRHGEQGLKQHEAQKSGGSQDPFARFFGGGGAAQEQKGPGMITNVEVSLADLYTGRTLEFQIPRRVICSHCHGSGAESEKDIHTCNKCGGQGVVVQRHQVFPGMFTNVQMTCPHCNGKGKQITRSCHVCHSEKTVQTQHTLALHIPAGAPEGFEEIFHGEADEQIDMEAGDVVVRVRSKMNEGEGAWRRKENGILGRVTLSVAEALLGFERRLTHLDGRTITLSRTGTTQPGEVEVIEGEGMPSYMDIPPGDMFIEYSVVFPTSVSSETRQKLSEILKYAPPVYHDEL is encoded by the exons ATGCTCCCAACAaccctttttttcttacTGACACTAGCCTTACTAGGCGGGTGCTTGGCCGAATCGCTGTATAGTGTTTTAGGAG TGAGAAAGGACGCTTCAGACGCTGATATCAAGAAGGCATATCGG aaattgtcaaagaaatATCATCCCGATATAAATCCTGATGAGGCGGCCCATGAAAAATTCATTCAAGTTTCCAAAG CTTATGAGGTCCTGTCCGACTCTGAGACGAGAACGATTTACGACAGACATGGCGAGCAGGGTTTGAAGCAACACGAAGCTCAAAAGTCTGGTGGAAGCCAAGATCCGTTTGCCAGATtctttggaggaggag GTGCCGCACAAGAGCAAAAGGGTCCTGGAATGATCACGAATGTTGAGGTTTCCTTGGCAGATCTGTACACGGGCAGAACGTTGGAG TTCCAAATACCTCGCCGAGTCATCTGTTCTCATTGTCATGGATCAGGAGCAGAGTCAGAGAAGGATATTCATACATGTAACAAGTGTGGGGGACAAGGAGTAGTCGTTCAGCGACATCAGGTCTTCCCCGGCATGTTTACCAATGTCCAAATGAC ATGCCCTCACTGTAACGGTAAAGGCAAACAAATCACCCGATCATGTCACGTCTGCCACTCTGAAAAGACTGTCCAAACCCAGCACACTCTCGCTTTACATATTCCAGCCGGTGCGCCCGAAGGGTTCGAGGAGATTTTCCATGGAGAGGCGGATGAACAGATTGATATGGAAGCGGGTGATGTGGTGGTAAGGGTGAGGAGTAAGATGAATGAGGGTGAAGGCgcgtggagaaggaaggagaatggCATTTTGGGAAGGGTGACTTTAAGTGTTGCTGAG GCATTGCTTGGGTTCGAAAGACGTTTGACGCATCTTGATGGCCGTACGATTACATTATCGCGGACAGGGACTACCCAGCCTGGAGAAGTAGAGGTGATCGAAGGAGAGGGT ATGCCATCTTACATGGATATTCCGCCCGGAGACATGTTTATTGAATATTCTGTCGTTTTCCCCACATCAGTATCCTCGGAGACTAGACAGA AACTCTCGGAGATATTAAAGTATGCCCCTCCTGTATACCATGACGAGCTGTAA